A DNA window from Melanotaenia boesemani isolate fMelBoe1 chromosome 6, fMelBoe1.pri, whole genome shotgun sequence contains the following coding sequences:
- the LOC121641458 gene encoding urokinase plasminogen activator surface receptor-like: protein MHFFTLVLGIWLLPKVNTLTCYECVPGPSGSCTETTKQCPTGDYQCGAIRFLTYAGASQMSDIQAKKCTLAQECITGSVNFGVAKTMLTSKCCNSDRCNSQPVPDASQSSPNGKKCFTCEGETCTKTVNCEGTEDHCIKTTVVAGGNKNTWKGCASKTICTAASNPQLSGVVGAEINCCQGDFCNSASSASAGLLLLMGPLISLVLFF, encoded by the exons ATGCATTTCTTTACTCTGGTCCTTGGGATCTGGCTTCTTCCAAAAG TCAACACCCTGACATGTTATGAGTGTGTACCGGGACCCTCTGGAAGTTGCACTGAGACAACCAAACAATGTCCCACAGGAGATTATCAGTGTGGAGCAATCAGATTTTTAACATATGCAG GAGCTTCACAAATGTCTGATATTCAAGCAAAGAAGTGTACTTTGGCTCAAGAATGTATTACTGGTTCAGTCAACTTTGGAGTTGCCAAAACCATGTTGACCAGCAAGTGCTGCAACTCTGACCGTTGCAACAGCCAACCTGTTCCTG atgCCAGCCAATCCTCTCCAAATGGCAAAAAATGCTTCACCTGTGAAGGAGAAACATGCACTAAAACTGTAAACTGCGAAGGGACTGAGGATCACTGCATCAAAACAACAG tGGTTGCAGGAGGAAATAAGAATACATGGAAGGGCTGTGCCTCCAAGACGATTTGCACAGCTGCTTCAAATCCGCAGCTTTCAGGAGTTGTTGGAGCAGAAATTAACTGCTGTCAGGGCGACTTCTGCAACAGTGCCAGCAGTGCAAGCGCCGGCCTGCTGCTGTTGATGGGGCCACTTATTTCTTTGGTCTTGTTCTTTTAG